One window from the genome of Bartonella sp. WD16.2 encodes:
- the mltG gene encoding endolytic transglycosylase MltG, with product MSDAKNEIPPQNVNDSLLNHLLNDNDVLPCKKRKRSSISYSPFVILGNFFLMLIVIIILAISIPLYIGKNIFEGKGTGEKEEIILIRPGTGIREIASLLEQRGLIRSSDVFVYGVGYHQSTTRLKAGEYLIPVHASMKDIMDILVKGKSIEHTFTVPEGLTVQQVFDRLAANEILIGDLPEVLPPEGSLMTDTVHFIRGTTRAEIIKRLREEQTKLINSIWESRSPNLPIKTVEEFVILASIVEKETGIASERPQIAAVFYNRLSKGMRLQSDPTVIYGIFGGKGKPSGRPIYRSDLEKETPYNTYKINGLPPTAIANPSRDSLKAVAHAPKSDALYFVADGSGGHIFSRTLNEHYINVRKWRALERIR from the coding sequence ATGTCCGATGCGAAAAATGAAATACCACCACAGAATGTAAATGATTCTTTATTGAATCATTTGCTAAATGACAATGATGTGTTACCGTGTAAAAAACGGAAGAGGTCGTCTATTTCTTATAGTCCATTTGTCATTCTCGGTAATTTTTTTCTAATGTTGATAGTGATTATTATTTTGGCTATCAGCATCCCTCTTTATATTGGAAAAAATATATTTGAAGGAAAGGGAACGGGTGAGAAAGAAGAAATTATTTTGATCCGTCCTGGAACAGGAATTCGTGAAATTGCATCATTGCTTGAGCAACGTGGTCTCATTCGATCGTCTGATGTCTTTGTTTATGGGGTTGGTTATCATCAGAGTACGACACGTCTTAAAGCAGGTGAATATTTAATTCCAGTTCATGCTTCGATGAAAGATATCATGGATATTCTTGTGAAGGGAAAGTCTATTGAACATACATTTACAGTACCAGAAGGTTTAACGGTTCAACAGGTTTTTGACCGGTTAGCTGCTAATGAAATTTTGATTGGTGATCTTCCTGAGGTTTTACCTCCAGAAGGGAGTTTGATGACTGATACTGTTCATTTCATTCGTGGTACAACACGTGCAGAGATTATAAAGAGATTGCGTGAAGAGCAAACAAAATTAATTAATTCAATATGGGAATCTCGTTCACCCAATTTACCAATCAAGACCGTTGAGGAATTTGTTATATTGGCATCAATTGTTGAAAAAGAAACGGGGATTGCATCAGAAAGACCTCAAATTGCTGCGGTATTTTATAACCGCCTTTCTAAAGGTATGCGCCTTCAATCGGACCCAACAGTAATTTATGGTATTTTTGGTGGAAAAGGTAAGCCTTCAGGTCGCCCGATTTATCGCTCGGATCTTGAAAAGGAAACCCCATATAATACTTATAAAATTAATGGATTACCGCCAACAGCTATTGCGAATCCAAGTCGTGATTCTTTAAAAGCAGTAGCACATGCACCAAAAAGTGATGCACTCTATTTTGTAGCTGATGGTTCGGGCGGGCATATTTTTTCTAGAACTTTAAATGAACATTATATAAATGTCCGTAAGTGGCGTGCATTAGAGAGAATACGTTAG
- the gmk gene encoding guanylate kinase has protein sequence MALLDSKLSAQTTNRRRGFLFILSSPSGAGKSTLSRLMLKDEQLKLSISVTTRQRRSSEVDGLHYHFISKEEFEHKRDKDEFIEWAEVHGNYYGTLRKNIENALINGQDMLFDIDYQGTEQLQRKMPGDTVSVFILPPSMRELVSRLHRRAEDSQSIIDLRLNNARTEIQQWRSYDYVVINEDLNQSLLLIKSIYLGETVKRERCSFLESFVNTLITEKIN, from the coding sequence ATGGCGTTACTAGATAGTAAATTAAGCGCTCAAACAACAAATAGACGTCGTGGTTTTCTATTTATTCTTTCTTCGCCTTCAGGTGCTGGTAAATCAACCCTTTCTCGGTTAATGCTGAAAGATGAACAATTAAAACTATCTATAAGCGTGACAACACGACAAAGACGTTCCAGTGAAGTAGATGGTCTCCATTATCATTTTATTTCAAAGGAAGAATTTGAACATAAGCGTGATAAAGATGAATTTATAGAATGGGCTGAAGTTCATGGAAATTATTATGGAACTTTACGTAAAAACATTGAAAATGCACTAATAAATGGCCAAGATATGTTATTTGATATTGATTATCAAGGGACCGAACAGCTTCAACGAAAAATGCCGGGGGATACTGTATCTGTTTTTATCCTTCCCCCATCAATGAGAGAGCTGGTTTCCCGTTTACATCGTCGAGCAGAAGATAGTCAGAGTATCATTGATTTACGGTTGAATAATGCACGAACAGAGATACAACAATGGCGTTCTTACGATTATGTTGTGATTAACGAAGATTTAAATCAGTCTTTATTGCTTATTAAATCAATTTATCTAGGAGAAACAGTGAAACGTGAGCGTTGCAGCTTTCTTGAGTCTTTCGTTAATACACTTATTACTGAAAAGATTAATTGA